In Methyloceanibacter stevinii, the sequence CCTTTTCGCGCTCGATATTCTGGCGGTCCTCGCCCTGAGCACGGGCCTCGGCTTCCGCAGGCCGCACCGGGCCACGGCTGCAATGGTGTTTGCGATGCTGCTCGCCGCGGCCGCCACGGCGCCTCATACCGCACAAGCGGCGGACACCGACACCGTCGAAACGGCAGCCAAGTCCGACGCGGACGCGGAGGAGTTTGCGCTCAACGCAACGCTCAAGACTCGCCTCGCCTATGTCCTGACTGGCGACAGCCGGATCGACCGCACCAGCCAGGACGGCCTCTTGGGTCTCAGCAAAGTCCTTGGCGCCCGCACCGCGCTTGAGCCCGGCGCACCGATGGGCGTCGACATCGAAACCGACGATTTGTCGTTCTTCCCGGTTCTGTACTGGCCGGTGCGCGAGGATGCCGAACCGTTGTCGGACGAGACACTCGCCAAGGTCGATGCCTACATGAAGCAAGGCGGCATGATCGTCTTCGACACGCGCGACCAGGAACGCGTCGCCTATGGCGGGAGCCAGGGCAAGGCGCTGACCCGCCTGATCGGCCGGCTCGATCTTCCGGCTCTCGAGCCCGTTCCCGGCAACCATGTGCTCACCCGATCGTTCTATCTGATGAACAGCTTCCCGGGCCGCTGGGACGGCGGGTCGCTCTGGGTCGAGGCGGAACCGGCCAACGAGGCGGAACGCAACGCCCGGGCGCGGCGCACGGACGGCGTGAGCTCCGTCGTGGTCACGTCCAACGATTTCGCCAGCGCCTGGGCGCTGGATGACAGCAACCGCCCGCTCTACCCGGTGGTGCCCGGCGGTGAGCTGCAGCGCGAGATGTCGTTCCGCGCTGGCGTCAATCTCGTCATGTACGCCCTCACCGGCAATTACAAGGCGGACCAGGTCCATGTGCCTGCGCTGCTGGAAAGGCTGGGGCAGTAGACGATGAACTGGTCCATCACCTTCGTCCCCTTCGTGCCGTGGCCGGCCATTTGGATCATCGCCGGCATTGGCGCCGTGCTGTTGGTGCTTCTGTTCTGGCGCGCGCGGCGGGGCGCCGTTCTCCGGCTTCTCACCTTTGCCGCGTTGCTGCTGGCGCTCGCCAATCCGCACCTGAAGCGCGAAGACCGCGAGCCGCTCAACGATATCGTCACCGTAGTGGTGGACGACAGTCAGAGCCAGACGCTTGCCGGCCGCACGGCCCGCACCGCCGAGCTTCGTAACGCGCTCGAGGAACGGCTCAAGGAAGTGCCGGATCTCGAGACCCGCGTCGTGCGCTCCGGCTCGTCCACCGACGAACCCGACCGCGACGGGACAATGCTCTTCACCGATCTCGGCCAAGCCCTCGCGGACGTGCCGCCGGACCGGCTGGCAGGCGTCATCATGATTACGGACGGTCAGGTTCACGACGTGCCCGAGAAGGTCGCCGCGCTCGGCTTCGATGCGCCCGTACACGCACTTCTGACCGGCAAGGACGACGAGTTTGACCGCCGTCTCGAGGTCATCGCAGCGCCCCGCTTCGGCATCGTCGGCAGCACGCAGACTGTCGAGGTCAAGGTGAGCGAGTCCAAACCTCGCGAGGACGACATCACCACGCTGACAATCACCCAGCAGGGCAAGGAGCCCGAGAAGGAGATCGTGCGCATCGGCACCCCGGTCGAGATCCCGGTCGATATCAAGCATGCCGGCCCCAACATCGTGGAGATCAAGGTCGACGGCGCTGACGGGGAACTGACCGAAATCAACAACCGCGTCCTGCTGCCGATCGAAGGCGTGCGCGAAAACCTCCGTGTGCTGCTGGTCTCCGGCGAACCCCATGCGGGCGAGCGCACCTGGCGCAACATGTTGAAGTCCGATGCGTCGGTCGATCTCGTCCATTTCACGATCCTGCGGCCGCCGGAAAAGCAAGACGGCACGCCGATCAATCAGCTCTCGCTGATCGCTTTCCCGACGCGTGAGCTGTTCCAAGAGAAGCTCGATCAGTTCGATCTCATCATCTTCGACCGCTATCAGCGGCGCGGTGTGCTGCCGCTGCTCTATCTCGAGAACGTCGCTCGTTATGTGGAACGCGGCGGCGCGGTGCTGGTCTCCTCGGGAGACGACTACGCCTCGCCCTTAAGCCTCTATCGCACTCCACTTGGGTCGATATTACCCGCGGCTCCGTCTGGACGCGTGGTGGAGCGGCCCTACCGCCCGGCCCTGTCCGAATTTGGCGCCAAGCACCCGGTCACTGGCGACCTTGCCGGCGCGCGCGGTGGCGGCGAGGACGGCAGCAAGCCGACTTGGGGCCGCTGGTTCCGCGTGGTCGACGTCTCGCCACGCGACGCGGAAGTCTTGATGACGGGCGCCGACGACAGGCCGCTTCTGGTGATCGGCGAGCGCGGCAAGGGCCGCGTCGCGGTGCTCCTGTCCGACCAGGCCTGGCTCTGGGCGCGCGGCTATGACGGCGGCGGTCCCTATTCGGACCTGCTGCGGCGGCTTGCGCACTGGCTGATGAAAGAGCCGGAGCTTGAGGAAGAGACCCTTCGGGCTTCCTCCAAGGGGCAAAGCCTCATCATCGAACGCCGCTCGATCGAAGACGAGATCGATCCGGTCACCGTGACCACGCCGTCCGGCGAAGAGATGACCGTTACGCTCGACAAGGGCGAACGCGGCATCTGGCGCAAGGTGATCCAGGTCGACGAACACGGCGTCTATCGCATCGCATCCGGCGAACTTGCGAGCCTCGCCACGGTCGGCAAGGCCAATACGCGCGAGTTCGCCGCCGTGACGGCCTCGACCGAACCTCTCGCACCGGTCCTCGAAGGCACGGGCGGCGGCGCGTTCTGGATGGGCCGCGAAGAAGGTGCCAATGAGACCTTGCCGCGCCTTGCCATGATCCGCAGCGGACGCGTGATGCACGGTGCCGACTGGCTTGGCCTGCACAAGCGAGACGCCTACCACGTCAAGGGCGTGCGCCTGTTCCCGCTGTTCAGCGGGTTCCTGGCGCTGGCCCTCCTGCTCGGCCTGTTGGCCGCCGCCTGGTATCGCGAAGGCCGTTAGAAACAGCGCAAAGGCTTAAGCCGCGTAGGCGCGGACTTGGCCGCCCACGCCTTCCAACGCGCCCTCGGCAAGTTCGACGCCCAAGAGCCGCGCCGGATCGACCGGCCCCGGCAGCGTGATCGCACCGTGTGCGGACGGCTTGAACCCGAAGCGCCCGTAATAGGGCATGTCGCCGACCAGCAGCACGAAGCCGAAGCCTGCCGCGCGCGACCGGTTCAGCCCTTCCTCCAGAAGCGCTTTGCCGCAGCCTTTCCCAGCCAAGCTCGGATCGACCACGAGCGGACCGAGCAACAGCCCGCTGTCCCGGTCACCGACCCGGATGGCCGTAAACCGGACGCCGCCAACGATCCGGCCTTCCGACCAGGCCGTCAGGCTGAGCTCGGACACCGGCGGGACGCCCTCGCGCACGCGATAGGCGCTGCGCGCGAAGCGGCCCGGCCCGAAGGCGGTCGCGGAAAGAGCGTTGATCGCCGGGATGTCGGCGGGTGTTTCGGGGCGAATTTCAAAGGTCATCATAGAGTCGGCACCAAAGGAAAGAGGCGAAGGGACACTCCCTACCGGGCGCCAAACGTGACCAACTGATTGTGTGTGGGTACGGACGAGGCGGCGGCGAGGATCAAGCGTTCCGCGGAAAGCGGACGCGTGCTCGTCGTCGCTGAAGTGACTTTATGGTGTCGGTCGTCCAGATCATGGGCGCTGCCAATATCATGGACGGGCGCCCCAGGTCCAGCGCCCATTGCGGGCTCGGGGTACAGGGGTAAGTTTACGAAGCCCTACAAGTTCACTAAGTGTTATCGCCTCACATTATAGTGTTGGAATTGCTAGACTTCGGTTCTGGCAATGCCGGGGCGCCGAGGCTCGCCCCGATGGTTCAGCGGGGTTATTCATGGCAGACAAGGCGAAGCTGCTCGTTCTCTATCATTCCTCCTATGGGCACGTGGAGACGCTTGCCTACGCGATGGCGCACGGCGTTCGCGCGGTGGAGGATATTCGGGTCACGGTCAAACGCGTGCCCGAGCTGATGCCGGACGACGTGATGTCCGCCGCCGGCATGAAGGTCGAACAACCGGCCCCGATCGCCGAGCCGGGCGAACTCGCCGAGTACGACGGCATCATCATCGGAACGCCGACCCGCTTCGGCAACATGTCGTCGCAGATGCGCTACTTCCTCGATCAGACCGGACCGCTCTGGGCGGCCGGGGCGCTGATCGGCAAGGTGGGCAGCGTCTTCACCTCCACGTCCACGGGCGGCGGCAACGAAACGACGATCGTGTCCGTGTATAACACCCTGATCCACCACGGCATGGTGGTCGTGGGGCTGCCCTATTCCGCGCCCGACCTGACGGATATCAGCGAGGTTCGTGGTGGCTCTCCGTACGGCGCAAGCACGATCGCCGCACCGGACGGCTCCCGCACGCCCTCGCAGAAGGAGCTGAACCTCGCGAGCTTCCAGGGTCACCACGTCGCGAAGATCACCAAGAAACTGATGACGGGCGACGAATAGCGAACGCTTCGCTTAGCCGGACCATTTGGGGCTGACCGGCGCGCCATCGAATATCTCCGCAAGCCGGCGGCTCGTGCCCGGGTCGAGTGGCTCGGGCAGATCGTCCAGGGCGAACATCCCTGTCTGCGCGATCTCGCCCATCTGCCGGTAATCCCCATCGCGCGTCCATTGCCGCACCACGTAGAGGGCGATGTGGTCGCCGGGAAAATTGGCGCTGTTGGAGTACATGGCATAGAGCGCCGGTGGACCGGTCAGGGTGACGCCGACCTCCTCTTCGAGCTCGCGCGCCAGGGCCTCTTCCAGGGTCTCGCCCCATTCCACCCCGCCGCCGGGGAAGAACCAGCCCGCCCGATAGCTATGCCGCACGAGAAGAATGCGGCCTGCCTCGTCGATCACGGCGCCCTGGGACCCGAGCGTCATACCCCGGCGCATGCGCCAGATTGGCCGGATGGCGGCCGTCACGACCCGGGACAGGCGACTGCTGCGTGGTACTTTGGTGCTCAAGCGAGAAACCTCCTTGCACCGTTCTCGGCACTTCCTACTCTTGCATGGCCTCGCCCGCGCCTGATGCTTCAGCGCTCGGCGCCGCGTGTTGCGCGGTCCCCGGCTGCACGGAAATCCCAAACAGACGCCATTGGCCATTCACCGCCTGGTAGAGCAGCTCAAAATTGATCTGCATGGGCTCCCCCGGGAAATACCCCTTTAGGTGCAGCATACCCTTTTCCTGATCGAGTACAGGCTGTTGCGCAAGTTGCGGCGCGACCACGGCCACCGCGGAAAGGTCGACCTTTTGGATGACGAGGTTTGAAAATATCTGCGAGAGCTTCGCCGCACTATTCGCGTCGCGGAAGCCGGGAGCACCGATATCGCGCAACACGGTGTAATTGCCGGTCTGCAACGCCCCATTGAGGGTGATGAGACTGTTCCTCACCAAAATCACGATCTTCTCGGCGCTGGGCATGGCCACAGTTTGCTGCGCGACCTGAACCTCAACCTCGCTTTGGGCAAAAGCCAGTCCAGCTGAGAATACAAGAAGACAGAGACCCAACACAAAAGACAGGCGCTTCTCTATCTCCCGATTTTGCCACGGTATTCGACGGTCTGACGGGACAGCCTCCTCAAAGGATAGGACCCGTCCCGCCTCAGCTCGCCTGCGAGGCCTGAAAGTTGATAACCAGCACACGGAAGCTCCGGCACGCGGTGAGAAGAGTCGACTACCAGCCGAAAGTCACACCTGCGCGCCCGGCAACCTCACCCTCATTCGTGCGACGCCGATGCCCGCATCCGCAATCAGTGTGCCGGAGCCAGAATGCAGTAGATCCCTTGCGAGCACTCCTGCCGCCGTAAGACTCACGGCGCTCGCATCGTCGTAGCCACCCCAGCCCGCGCGCATGGCAAAGGTCTGCCCCGGTAGAATGATGGGCTGCGCGAGCGAGGCCACGGATGCAAGCCCCTCGGTAAGGGCCCTATCGCGCTGGCCCAATTTGTCGATTTCCGACTGCAGTCCCGCAATGTCGGAAGTCGAAGCAAGACCCAACGCCGCAGGCGTGTACGCCGCAAGGTCCCCATTCGCATTCGATGTGACTATGTGCGTTGGGCTGCCCTGCGCTACCTTGCTGCGCCGCGAAGTGACGCCCGGCATCGTGTAGGTGTTGGATGATGTTCCAAAGACCTGCTGGTTGGCGCGTGTCGCCTTGGCATTGTTGCCGAAGGCGGCCGAATTCTCATAGGTCGCGCTGCTGTTAGGCCCAATCGCCGTGCTGTTCGCGCCAGTGGCCACAGAATTCGTACCCATGGCGATGGAGTTTGCGCCGCTCGACTGGGGATTGATTCCGACAGAGATCGACCCGGTCGCGGGGTCCACCTTAAAATACTGGCTAGAGTCCGCGATGCTCGCGACCAGCTGATTCGTTTGATAGAGCTGGCTGCCGTTCACCGCGTCAGTGCTCGATGCCGAAAGCGTCCCTTCATCGAGATTGACGATGCGCCGCTGATTGGTGGACGACCCCACCGACACGGTATTGGCAATGTCGGCTGTAGAGTTGAACCCGAGCGCCACGGAATTCGTCGCCGTTGCTTGCGCGCTAGCGCCAAAAGCGGCAGCATTGGTCTGGCTGGCCCGGCTGTTCTTCCCAACCGCCACACTGGCTTCGCCGCTTGCATTGCTGCCGGTGGCGACGGCCGCGCTGTAGATGCCGGTCGCGGCGGCGCCGGGACCGAGAGCCGCGCTGTCCGAGCCGCTCGCGTTGGAACCGGTACCAAAGGCTGCACTGCTTTGGCGCCCGCCGTACTTCCCAGGCCAAAGGCGGAGCTGTTATTGCCGCTCGCCGTGCTATTCACGCCATAGGCAGCGCCGTAATTGCCCGCGGAACTGTTGCTGCCATAGGCCGAGGCGGAGTTGCCGGCCGCGCTGGCGCCCTGTCCGCACGCCGTGGCGGTTGCGTCGCCGGTGTCGTCGCCTGCAGGATTGGCCCCTGCACCGCCGTTCGAGCACTCGACCGCGTGGGCTCTGTCCGGCACGACCATGGCACCGGCTGCAATCGTCAGCAACGCCCAAGCGAAAATCTTTGAAATGCTAGCCACAAGCGTCCCCCCCCATGCCCGCGCTTGGCGCGGTAGGATTTTTGTCAGCGAAGTCGCCGCAGACTAAGGAACGCGATTGCGTGACATCGAACCCGAGTGATTCGTAATTTCCACCATGCGATTCAAGATTGCAAGGCAAGTGCACTACCAACTTGCGGCAGTCGGATTGCCAAGGGGTACGTGACACGAAACTCGAGGGTTAGAACCTGGGCCGGCAACCGGCTCAAGGTGCCTGAAGTCCCGTTGTTCCCTGAATGATTTCATCAGGCTAGGATCTTGCCCCCCGTGGAAGTTGAAAAGGTTCAAATTGTGCACGTGTTCACGCTCGCCCATATGTCCGACATTCATCTCGGCCCCTTGCCGAAGGTGAAGAAGCACCAGCTCTTGTCCAAGCGTCTGCTTGGCTACGTGAACTGGCACCGCGGGCGGAAGTTCGTGCACCGGCGCGACATCCTGGACCTGCTCACACGCGATCGCGTTCAATGGGTCCACTGAAGACCGACTCGGCCGCCGTAAACATCATCACCCCTACCGTTGTCCAGGCCGATGCCGAAACCGCCGGAGATCGCCACCCGGTCTCCCTTGGCCACGAAGTCGGTGCCAAGCACGCCCA encodes:
- the wrbA gene encoding NAD(P)H:quinone oxidoreductase; translated protein: MADKAKLLVLYHSSYGHVETLAYAMAHGVRAVEDIRVTVKRVPELMPDDVMSAAGMKVEQPAPIAEPGELAEYDGIIIGTPTRFGNMSSQMRYFLDQTGPLWAAGALIGKVGSVFTSTSTGGGNETTIVSVYNTLIHHGMVVVGLPYSAPDLTDISEVRGGSPYGASTIAAPDGSRTPSQKELNLASFQGHHVAKITKKLMTGDE
- a CDS encoding NUDIX domain-containing protein; translated protein: MSTKVPRSSRLSRVVTAAIRPIWRMRRGMTLGSQGAVIDEAGRILLVRHSYRAGWFFPGGGVEWGETLEEALARELEEEVGVTLTGPPALYAMYSNSANFPGDHIALYVVRQWTRDGDYRQMGEIAQTGMFALDDLPEPLDPGTSRRLAEIFDGAPVSPKWSG
- a CDS encoding GNAT family N-acetyltransferase — its product is MMTFEIRPETPADIPAINALSATAFGPGRFARSAYRVREGVPPVSELSLTAWSEGRIVGGVRFTAIRVGDRDSGLLLGPLVVDPSLAGKGCGKALLEEGLNRSRAAGFGFVLLVGDMPYYGRFGFKPSAHGAITLPGPVDPARLLGVELAEGALEGVGGQVRAYAA